taacaattttgcaaattagtccctgggctacatagattaagctacaatgatcttGAAAACATAAGAATcattaaaaaggggaaaaattaCACTTACATGAAAGAGAGAACTAGCCGAATGTTCAAGGTGCAACAATGAAGGGGTTTTCTTCCTAATTTTGGTGGAGCATCTCACTAAAAAAGATGATATCTTCATTTTAGGCTATTTTaccttagttatttattaaattactttattaacctttagttaaaactaattaaaacattaattccTTGCCTATCTTTGTCCACTAATAGtaataatggtctaattaccatctaagtccttttacattaaagtttcatagctaaTTGATACTTTTAGCTACTACAACTccacttttacaccttttacgatttagtcattttcacttaattaagcatgcaaacgtcaaaataTCTTCACGAAATTGTTATACGACCCTACTAATATACCGTAgattttaaagtaataataaaataaatatttactcgTTAGATtagtggtcctgaaaccactgtttctatTTTATGAAACTGGATTGTTACATTGCTAGGACTGTGAACAGGGAAACTTGACAGGGCATAAAAAAGGAAATCACTGTATGACATGCGTGATGAGTAGTCTAAtagtgtaacagcccattttcagtaaaatcgaaatagtggtttcgggactacAAATCCGAGTccgtaagaaaaattattttaatattattgcatggtctAAACTATGATAGGAATgtcttataaaaattttgttaagaaaattttaccgattacatgtctaatttgttaaaggaccaaattgcataaaatgcaaaagttgagttctagtagctataggtatcaaatagctatggaatttaaaattggaggtccttatatggaaaatagaccattaagaagggttagtagataagtatgatgattcatccatggaaaattaattaaagaaaatgactaaatttaaaagtgaaataataaaatatgataaatgataaaataataaaactatcatcatattatcatctttcccaaataaaaatacatggaaaccctagatAAGAGAAGAGAACTCAAGCAAGCTattttggcttaattaggtatgttttcttgtcccatttttaataattttcatatttttgagattgtaatagcttaatttagctatctcagggattaatttgtaaatttatcaaactaCTAAGGTTTTACCATGGATtaatatagttgaattatgaatcTTTATGGTacaaaatgaaaggttgttgatagataaacaacttttgtaaagtgaattttgatgaaattgtgatttagggactaaattgaaaagatgtaaaattcatgtaaaaattttgaatttttgaaatacatgggctattaatgttacatgtaaaaatcggctaggcttggaataagggttaaattgcatgaattttattttccgagcTTAAGGacgaaattgtaattaaataaaagtatagaggcaaaatattaattttgcctaagatgtgaatttgattaaattgaatatgaattgtattaaattaagttaaatttactcgaATAGATTCGGATagacaaaatatgaaattagatcgaggaaaagagacAGTGTCAGACTAGTAGACAACAAATCAAAGAacacttgtcaaggtaagttcgtgtaattaaattgtgtacatttatatgtttgaaattgaatgttgtttatatatttgaattgtgtaattgtcatgtatatgaaattgattacatATCTGACAAAGCCCGATAAATgttaagtcccgtttgaataaatgaaattcgatggatataaGATTctcgaattggttgtggtcttggATATGTTGCaaacacaccacagctcgaaagagcgtcccattttaagctcttatgagcatcccgttattagccctctcgagtttcccgttatatggttcttgcaagcttcccgttaatagctcttcggagtatcccaattggttgtgatcctacatgtgttgtggacacaccgcagTTCCTATGAGCGTCCcattatatggctcttcgtgagcttacCGATTAAAGgttctttgtgagcttcctgattaatggctctccgaaGCTTCCTAtttaatggctcttcggagctacctgttattggctcgtatgagcttcccgttatatagctcggataagcttcccattacataactcacatgagcttcctattatatggctcgagagagggcTTCCCGATTAATGCTCTAAGGAGCACTTctaaatatgaattgacagattacagaTTCATACACTTCGTGTGTATTATCGTGTAcccatcgatatttcaaatgGTTCAATAGACAAAGTTCTGATATAAGCGAAGATGAATTTAGAATAAGATATTACCTGTATACACCTAAAAACACatggaaatttgatatttgatgagctcatccctaattcttgatattcacatgaaatacatgattAACATGTTGATAAAGTTGTGTGTTTAGGTTATTAGCCAAATTGCTTGGATGcattttgtatgcttaccttaaatataaatgaatggtaagtttatttcctgttatacgaacttactgaGCATTAAATGTTTACTCTGTTTTAtctcctctgttttatagtagtTCAGAAGCTCGTtaaggttggaagctagtcggagacacatcacactatccatcggttcatttcggtataaatattaaattaatttttcgttataatggcatgtataggtttaaATAGCTAATGTTGGCTTataaatgttttggttgtaattagccattggtatggcttgtgattaatgtgtttttatatacatatgagATAATGTCATGTTTGATATGAGTGTTAAGTATGGACAGTTGATAGtaaatttcataagtatgtctAAATCGGTCAAATAGGTAAGTTTGGATATATGGATTTATGAAGtaatatgtcatgcataagacttgATTTTTGGCTTAGTTTAAATGTCTTGGATTGGCTTGTGTATGTGTTAAAGTGTTTATGTAGGTAGAAGActaattgggtgagaaaagtggctttgaaaatgacatatttttgtccacacgggcaaagacacgggcgtgtgtctcaaacacatggcctagcacatgggcgtgtggtttggccgtgtgtcccctgcatctttaaaatttaaaacagaatgctcaggaTTTTTCACACAGCTTGGTACACGAGAATGTGGCTTGGCTgagtgacccctgcacctatttaatgtacattttcatattcacacggcctggcacactagagtgtgacttggctgtgtgacctaAGTCCAAGAGTTACACAAGTATGGACACtggctgggacacgaccatgtgcacTACTTCGAATACCCACATGATCTGAGACActggcgtgtgtcccctacactcttgaaaaattttaatattttgtgaaaaaaaattctctgagtaccggtttagtcccgacctgtttctaatgtatgttttgagcCTTTAAGGCTTAAATAAGGGGCAATATGATTGTATATGATTGATTTCTAATATGATCGACAAATGATATTAAATGTCTATTTCTGATctgtaaattttgataatgcttcgtaaccctattccagcgacgtatatgggttaggggtgttacagatagGATGATCATGGCGCGTTTGGTAATACATGAAAACATGATAAGAGAGGATTCGCAAAAATGTGAATTTAAGGGGGATAGGTAAAAACATGAAAGGAATGGGTATTCCCTTAGAGGCATTTGTAAATAAGTATCCGCCAAAGTTTGACAAGTAAACCAGGATTTGCTATGATAAGACGAgatgattatgaaaatttttaatccCAAATAATCATGGGAAAAGGGGGTTGCTAGAAATAAGAGGGAAGCCCACCAAAGACTAACTTGGGTGGCAAGTCCGCTAGGAAATAACAGAAGCAAAAGTTTGCCAAGATTATATAGCGCGGAGAAGTCTACTAGGACTATCAAATGTGGAAGCCCAATAAGAAAAATCTAGGAAAGAGACAATCGTCGAAAATCTAGGAAAGAGACAGTCGTCGAAAACTAGGACTATCAAATGTGTATCAGCCAAATCTCGTATTTAAGATAGTAAGTGGGAATCTTAGTAGATGGGTCTTCCTTTAAAAAGAGATTTACGCACATGCCACATCATAAGAAGTCCGTTGCTGGGGACAATTCAGTAGGCTTATACTGAGTTCAGCATGGAATGAGAGGATCACAGTAAGGAATCCGCAATTTTAGTGAGATGTCTGATAGTCCATCAATAGTAGTCACCAATATGGGTATTCGTATATGTAGGTACCATTTATAAGACATGCcacaaaagggaaaatgatgGTCTAAAATGAATCTAAACAAGCTCAAGTTTCAGAAAAAAGGTCGTCGGTAAAAGTAAAATCGCAATTAAATCGGTTAGAATGGTCCATCAACTGTTCATTTGAAGAGAACATATGGGCGCTATCTACACCAAGCAAACCAAGGAATCTTTTGAGATACTCGAGTAGTGACGGAAGTAGTGATTATGAGATAGGGAAAGGCATTAAATTTTCTAGAGAACAATGTAGTCGATTCAGTTTGACAAATACAATCCCTTTTCGAGTGCGCAGCTTGTCTATAAGTGATGAAAATAGTATACTACAAGAAGGCTTTTCTAGCGATGATTGTGAAACCAGGAACTCTCGAGATCACCTACTGTTTGAGTTTTTTGAGCACAAGACACCTTATAGTCTTGAAGCCTTCGCAGACAAGGCcagttatttttatttgctattatttgattaaataagtttctggttttatttttgaactgacacagctttttatttaatttttattctcttctGCTGTTGGGTTACAGATATTTGACCTATCTTGCAAGTATCCTGGCCTGAATACATTAAGAAGTTGCGACTTACTACCCATCAGTTGGATGTCGATTGCATGGTACTAATTGATGTTGATCTCTATGATCTTTTCTCTTTAAAGGGTATTACGACAAGTGTTCATTTTCTCTGAATTTCCCTTTGTAGTGATCTTTTCTCTTTAAAGGGTATTACGACAAGtgttcattttctttgattttcccTTTGTAGGTATCCCATATACCGAATACCTACAGGTTCTACATTAAAAGATTTGGATGCATGCTTTTTAACTTACCATTCCCTTTGCACACCCATAGaaggtaaaaaaatatttttatttcgcAGTAAAgtcataataaatattttcgCTAATTATGAAAGCTCCCAAATCCTCCCAACTAACATAATTGAATGTTATATTCAGATATAAAAGAAGTAAAAggatttttcttcaaaaatagaataaaaaaaagtggATGGACCACCCGTTTTGCATATAAAAGAATTGGGAAAACGGTGCTGTGggagaaatgaaaataatagaCCACAAAATTTACAAAGTAACAAATCAAtctgaaaagtttaaaatctcTTTATGCCGTAAAAGTTTTATGGTGATGTTTGTATTAGGagtcaatttatattttgattgatttatttaaaaatacttaaattaaacaGTAAATTGATTTTTCCCATTAAAAATTTCTTCCTTTTGCACTGTTAAAAACTAGTATAGTTTACGGAAAACAAAGCGATGACATATAGCAAGCCACGAAGagtcaatttttaatagtaaaaattttgacaaatctaaatcaaagaaaatgaaaggtatACCATTTGGATAgtttgaatggaatatgatACGGTATTGATTAAAAGAATCaccaaatttcaaaaacaataaatagtcttaatttacaattatatatacatagatgATATGTTTGTCAAAACTAATTTGTTCCAAACAAAAGTGGAAGTCATTATGTCATCTAAAGAACCAATATTCCAATATAATGTCTATTAGATTCCCTGACCAAATATTAGATAAGATATAGCTTCaacattttctaatattttattcaagACATATCAATTTCTATTAAGCTTGAATTATGTAGAATTTTTATTGAAGATTTATAAACCCTTATGAACGTCCCAAGAAAAATCATCTACGTTACGTTTGGAAACTTGAGTTTCAGAATTTggatttatatttcattttctatataaattggaagatgaaatgcatacctaaatttcaatttaatatatattttaaaatataaattgttaaatttataagttccTTAggaatatcaaaataacttgaaattaGTTGCACCAAAGCCTTACATTGgaattatatgtaaaaaaccATGTCGAATAAAAACTTAATAGAAACTCTTACAGCCCAAATTTGTTGtaacaaatttatcaatatgATACCTGTTCTTCAAGAATGTTCAAGCTACCTATCctatcaaaaattttataagtagCCCTTGAAGATTATAAATATGACTTTCGACGCTGACATGCGACAGCATACTAGAACAAGATGCCATTATCATTATCAAACTCCAACCAGCTTTTCCTTGACTTGTTATTTGCTTTTCCCTTTACAGTTCTATCGCCAAGTTTTGATCAGCTCTAAATCACTTTACACCACCAAAACCCTTacaaaaaattagaaacaaagaaaacatcACTCAAGAAACTAGGAAAGAGTAGAAGTACTTTGATCacttagaaaagaaaattccaaCCTATATTTATCACTCAACTTTCTTTTGAACCAAAGGCCTACCAAAAGAAATTTGATGAATACTAACATtgacataatttctttttctttttaaaaaataaaataaataaagaaaaatactGAAACAATGGTCCAAACCATGCAATGTTACGAGACCTTcgaatataatacatatatgaCTTAGACAAAAGAAAACATCCCTTCCTAACAAAAGGTTAATCACATATTCTCAAATGacttcacaaaatttattataagcTTGTAGTATAATCTTGCctactattttttttccattgcATACTTACACGTGCACTAAATCTAGTCACCTCTTATACATGATTTGACTATTTGTACccaatttcaacatattttcaccTGAATTGTTTAGTTAACAGATTTAGGAGTACTATTTCACAAGGATATGGATTAAAACAAATATGCTATGATGATATCCAAGATTGCATCAAGCTCTACTCCCTAGATAAAAACTCCACTATTATTGCGATCTTGAACTCTGGAAAATGTTTGACATGAGGTTGGAATTTTCTTACTAACCTAGCATTCCTAAATATCTCTTTGTTTATATTTCATTCTTAATAGACTAGAAATTCCACAATGCATTGAAGCAGAAATTACATACCATTAAGATTCCCCTgttcataaaaacttcaaaaaagaaagaatactTCTGAAGCCATTAATCCCCCTGTACATTTGAAACCTCTTTGTGGAACTTTATCCctaaaagaacaaagaaattttaaaataaggaaaatccATTTGAATTGCAAAATGTGCCAATAACGAATAGGATGAATGCAGATAGAAATTTCAGCATTAATGGGTTATCAGTTTCCACAtactagagaaaaaaaaaagaaaaaaaatgtccAATGAAGAGACAATATGAGCACATTATCAAGAAATATTGCATTAACAAAGATAGCATTCCCTTCTACACATTATTTAAGATTATACACATAGAAGCACTTTCTTTTTGGTCTGTTTTCTCTTTCAAAAAGCTTAGTAGGTTACAAGCTAcccacactctatttctatagAGAAAGAGACCTTTAGGATCTGGTCTCAAATTAGTTTAGAATTAGAAAAGCAActtgaattaatcatttattcTACCAATATAACAATCACTAAGACAACTTctgataagtgataaaagtaacatattttaatctcgttcttaatgtgtttttggatgattatttatacaaattagtgaattttatgctcctaatattttaaattcatgtttctatacttagaaTAGTATTTTGGAGCAAAATGAGCGAAAACGAGCTAAACTCAAACAAAAAGAGCATATTTCAAAAGCTACACGGGTTGGGTCttcccacacggcctggacacataGTTGTGTGTGCCAAACGGACTAGACACTCGACCATGTGTCATACCGTGTCGATTTTGTGACTTGCATCCCAAACACAtggaaaaacacaatttttaatctttctgggcattctaaagtctataaataccaaatagaagaagagagaaatgGGCCATcagagaatattgaagaaaaaaactTGAAGAACACCATTGTAGCCAACTCTAAAGTgaatttccatcaagattgaagacctccttttaatttctcttgaagTCTTTATGAGttcctttatttcttgtggttattctgtctttaagatgtttttattcacaattatgaactaattccctagatacctagggaggatgaaccctatgatgaattatgttgtttaatttctattttacactat
The sequence above is a segment of the Gossypium raimondii isolate GPD5lz chromosome 4, ASM2569854v1, whole genome shotgun sequence genome. Coding sequences within it:
- the LOC105779047 gene encoding uncharacterized protein LOC105779047 — translated: LFSSAVGLQIFDLSCKYPGLNTLRSCDLLPISWMSIAWYPIYRIPTGSTLKDLDACFLTYHSLCTPIEVLSPSFDQL